CTTCAGCTCCCCTCGCCTGGGGACAGGCAGGGGGTAGAGCGGCGCAGGAGGTAGGCCTACTCCCGCAAAGCCTGCCCCCTTTCCCTGGTGGTGGGGTGAGAGTAATAGGAGTGCAGAGCCTATGCGACTAGCCGGATTCACTCGGCTGAGATGTGTATTAACTGCGGGGTCACTTCCTTTCCGGCCCCTGACGGCAAAGGGTTTGAACCCCAATTCGGCATGTTCGAAAAACCCGCTGCCCTGTCCAAGATTTGGTCTTGTCTGCTTGTGGAGCGGGATGGACCCGTAGGGTCAATTCTTCTTGCTTTGTTCTGCGGGGTGCATCCAATGCTTAATGCCCCCCTGTGTAAAACGTCTTGCAaactgggagtggggaggattgGTGCACTGGGGAGGAAGTGTAACCCCTCACGAGCTGAGCCAGGTGCTCATTAACAGGAAGTGAttaatggtggggaggggggtattcaGTAAATGTGGTCCCTCACCCTCAACCTGAAGCCATGCGTAGTCCTTGAGGACCTTTGCATTCTGCTGCATGTGCAGAACAAGTTTGGGGCTCTTAAGACTCAGTGGGCCTCCAGGCTACTTGTGGGACTGAGAGCAGTGGGTCCAGGAGGCTCTCCCGGGTACAGAgtagaaagagaaaacctttcccTTTCGAGCATCCCCGTGCACTGTTGTCTTTGAAGGTCACTGTAAGGGCCACCATGTATGGGGAGCGGTTTGAACATTTCTGTGAATCCCCGTTCCGAGAAGGATCCCAGCTGGTAGAACCCAGTCTGAATTTGAAAAGACTTGAAACCTCGAAGACAATCCCCTCCTGTCGGACATTTAGACTCGAGGGTTTGCACGGGGGCTGGCTTTCAAAACAAGAGCGGAAATCCCGATTTCAGCACTTACAGAAGGTGTGGAAGTGGATTTCTGGAAGAAGGGAGTCCTGACAGTTATCAGCCAAAGTGTCTCTTGGTGTCCTTGTGACTGCAATACTCGGGTGGGCTGGGTTGACCTTGGAGTTCATGATCACGGCAGAAGCCTCTCTGTTCCCGCTCCCTTCCAGATCTGGCGAAATAGGCTCTagtccaagggtggccaaactgtggctctccagatgttcatggactacaattcccatgagcccctgtcagaacagccaattagtaggggctcatgggagttgtagactcatggcttggctgtttcaaGCACTCGCAGGGGCCTGCAATAGCTTGGCTTTGAGCCTTTCAAACGGTCGTTGCTTATAAAGTCAGTGTCCAACAGCAGGTTGCAGCTGTTACAGGATGAGGTTTTGGTAATGTTTCAAGGAAAGGCTGGCAAAAGGAGAGTCGACCTTTTAGTGATCTTCAAGCTTGTCTCGGTCAAGTAAGCCTTCAGGGCAGGGCCTACTGTTCTGGGCCAGTCAAGAGTCCCTGGGTTCAGTCCCTGTCCCTTCTGGATTAAAGGGCCAGAGCCGTTGCGGTTGACAGTGCTGTTGCCCTCCGTGGGCAAGACACACCAGTGAGAGAAGACAGGCGTCACATCCACAAGCATGGGGGTTCGCTCTTCCATCTTTGAAGCAGCCTTTGGGTGGAAGTCCATCTGGCACATTTCAAGATCAGTATTTGCCCTCGGGCTAAAATCCACAGGGCAGCACTGGGAAGCCGGAACACACCAGAGCGGGTGCTTGTACTCCGGCTAGAGAAGAACTGTTGTTTTATCAGTGCCAGTGGCTTACCGTTGGGACAGAGGTAGGAAGGGAACAAAGAAGTGGATCTGAGAGAGGGTAGGAGGAAAGGGTGGCTTGTGTGGATCGTGTTTTATTGTCGTGTCAGCTTCTAGTGGTTGCGGTAACATGAGTCCTAACATCGGTATGTAAAGCGCTTTACAAGTTTCCTAAGTGTACGCCTGGAAGAGACCCAAGGGGCTTGAGGGCCGGTCTCGTGTACTGGTTAGACTAATGGGCTGGAATCAGGGAGGCCCAAGTCCAAGTGAAGGATAGGTGCGTGATATTAGCTGCCTTCGGTCCCAACCGGgatgatataaataaaataattaataaatacatttttaaatgtagGGTagagcttcattcattcattcattcattcattcattcattcattcattcattcattcaaataagAACCAGTGGATTTCATGGGCTCACTTGGGCTTGAAGATGATGAGGAaggggtaggtaggtaggtagatagagaGATAGAATTATGTAAAAGATCAATAATGATCAAGGAGAAAAAAGGTCTTTTTGTTCACAAGCTTTGCAAAGATATACTCGGAAGCCCTCTGGGACCTCCTTTGGCCATACCCgcttccttctcttcccaggTCTCGTGCACCCAGCCGGAAAGCAGCGGCAAGCCAACCGCGGAAGAGATGACCTCCAAGGACTACTACTTTGACTCTTACGCTCACTTCGGCATTCACGAGGTGAGGGGGCTGGCTGGGGCAGGGGCCGACAAAAGGGGGTCTCCTGGCCGACGTGGCCTGTGGAAGGGAAGGGTGGCGGGAAGCAGGATGCCATGAGCTTCACTCACTCGCCGGCAATCCTGCCCCTGGCTTCCCCCGACAGGAAATGCTGAAGGATGAGGTGCGCACGCTGACCTACAGAAATTCCATGTTTCACAACCGGCACCTCTTCAAAGACAAAGTGGTCCTGGATGTCGGCAGCGGGACCGGGATCCTCTGCATGTTTGCGGCCAAGGCGGGTGCCAAAAGGGTCATTGGGGTGAGTGGCGGAAGCCTCCTTTGTGTCCGTGTGCGTTTATTGGTCTGTGTTCGTGATGGGCCGTAGGCTGACCTGGGCTCTGGGAAAACACTTGGGAAATGTTGTGTGAGTGAGTTTCCTTGTAGGGACGGTGGGGCGAAAAACCCAACTAAATGAgccctttctcctctctctcaaCAGATCGAGTGCTCCAGTATATCCGACTATGCCGTCAaaatagtcaaagccaacaaacTTGACCATGGTGAGTCAAGTTTACCTCCCAGTGCCGGTTGTGTCCCCCCTTCCACATCATTCgccctttagatcagtggttctcaaccttcctaatgccgcgatcctttaatccagttcctcatgttgtggtgacccccagccataaaatgatgcaagggttctttctcagaaattaaaccaaaactatccaatggcgtgaagatccattgttcatgattgtttttttcccagggtttctcagttcagttctgcctcttgtcccaccatgccgatctcactcttttccgcttctccagaaagatgaatgctctatcttgatctaccccacaaggctgttgtgtggatggcgccctctccccccggccaagctgcttgccccgctgcgacccctgtgaaagggttgttcgacccccaaaggggtcctgacccccaggttgagaaccactgctttagattctCTCCTCTTAGAGCAGAGGCACGGGTAAAACGTCATTTGAGTCTTGTGGCTTTTAATCTGTGCTACGCAAAGAAAGACTTGCGTGCCTGTCGCCTTGCGCTGCTAGTGATTGCTCCGATCAGGCTGGAGAACCCTCCCAGGTTGTCCCCTTGGTGAGCTGTCCTTGCATCCCCGTTCTGTGTTTGAATGCTTTTCTTTCTtgaccctttctccccagtggtgtCCATCATCAAGGGCAAGGTGGAGGAGGTGGAGCTGCCCGTAGAGAAGGTGGACATAATCATCAGCGAGTGGATGGGCTACTGCCTCTTCTACGAGTCCATGCTCAACACAGTTATATATGCCCGGGACAAGTGGCTGGTGAGTTCCCCGCCCGGTGTCCTTTTCCCGCTATCGACTTCTGGCTCCCAAGCGATGCTCTTGACAAGGAGAAGGTCAGCGTAGTTCCATAGCCTGCTAATGGCCCAGGGGGGGCAGAACTCGCCGGCCTGCCTTGAGTGTGGAGAAGTCACATGGCAGTAGAATAAGTCGCCCTCTTGGTGAGAAGAACTTAGGAGTGCACCTTCCTTTTCCCCGTCGTTGCACCTTTTGAACAACTGCTGCAGTCCAAAGGTGTGGCCCCATTGTTCTTTGAAAAGCTCTCTTATGaatttggatccccccccctttcaccatTGTTTAAAATCCCAACGATGTTTGAATGGAGGCATTCCCACCCCACTGTTTTATCCCTTGGAGTTAAACACTGCGGCCTCCCCTCTCGGTTACGGTTGGGAGGTTTCGGTGACACCGGCTGAAGCTTGTTGAGGCGCCTTCAAAGGGATCCTGCCGGATGTGACgcttctgtctgtctctttgtctCCCAGACTCCTGACGGGCTCATTTTCCCAGACCGCGCTACTCTGTACATAACAGCGATCGAAGACAGGCAGTACAAAGACTACAAGATCCACTGTAAGTGGCAGGGGGGTTCTGCAGTCTCTGCGTCGTGGAAGGGCCTGGCTCGGTCGGCAGCAGTTCCCACTGCGAGGGTCTCCTCTAACAAAGAGAACTAAATCCTGCTTCGCAATCTCGGGGAAATAAATGGCAGCGGGGACTGGGTGGCTTTAAGCAGAGAATCAGAGCGATCCTTGAGAGTCATGCACTCCAGTTCTTTGGTCAACAGATTGCTATGGAAGGCAGAAAGCTAGAAAACTTCTACCGTAGCCCAGTTCTGTTGGAGCGGCAAAGCTTGAACGTCCGTTTTGCAGTGAGTGGCGGGGATAGCCGGTGGCCCTAATAGGGTAGGAAGGCAGCCCTATGAATGTTGTGAACAAAGAAGTTGGCCTCCAACCCTAGCATGCACACCCGATCTGTGCCTCTTACTGCAGGGTGGGAGAACGTGTACGGCTTCGACATGTCCTGCATCAAAGACGTGGCGATCAAAGAGCCTTTGGTGGACGTCGTCGATCCGAAGCAGCTGGTGACCAACGCTTGCCTCATCAAGGTGCGACTGACGGGGGGTGTCTTCTCTTTTCACCACTGTTCTCTGTTGCTGCCTCATTCCAGTGCTGTGTGCCTCTCCCTGTAGCGCATGCGCACTTGAGGGGGCTGATGTGGCCAGAAGGCTTCAGCGCTCTCTCGGACAGGAAGTGTTTCCGGAATGTGTCAGGGTGGATGGATCTTTTGTAtatatttcaaatttgttaaaacgtttatcgggtgatacgaccatatatgatgATGTGCTccttcccaaattggccaatgacgggcctggagggggtgggaaggggaggggccctggggtgggcgtgtccacatatctgcttcccaaccatattctgcagcatctagggtttctcgaaactTAAAGACTGTTTCAGGGAATTGTCAATGGTTGAAaagttgagaaggaaggaagatgttgATTTCTGGAATGTCTTATATAGGTCAGTAGATAGAAacccggtgccccccccccgccccaattttTTCTTGGCCAAGTGGATGATTTGGATTATTGCTtgcattgttctctctctctctatatatatatagccttACCCAGACTGTACTTTGTGATCTCCTGAGAGGGTTTGAGTTCACTGGCAAATGATTCAGACCAAAGAGCAGCTTCAGATATCTCTTGGAGCTATAGaatggtgggggagaggaaaatgacGATATAATTTTGCAGACCTGGGATTAATGGAGGCTCTTCCGTGTGGCTCAcccccttctttctcctttttcatttTCTGGCTTGCAGGAGGTGGACATCTACACGGTGAAGGTGGAGGACCTCACCTTCACGTCGCCCTTCTGCCTCCAGGTGAAACGGAACGACTACATCCACGCCTTGGTAGCCTACTTCAACATAGAGTTCACCCGTTGCCACAAGCGCACTGGATTCTCCACCAGTAAGGGACTAGACCCTTGGTCTGGGGAAATGGGCAGGGTGGTTGGGGTTCGGGGTCTGGGTTTTGGGAGTagaattccccctcactggcagtcttcaagcaaaggctggatacacacttttcttagatgctttaggatgcttagggctgatcctgcgttgagcagggggttggactagatgccccttccaactctatgattctatgattctaattcagctGGCAGCATCGTGGCAGGCGGCAGAAACAGCATGGCATAAGACTgtgggtcactgtgggcgggcaggcagttgtgtatttcctgccttctgtagggggttagactagacgaCCCCtgagaccccttccagctctgtgcttCTGTCATTCTAAAACCAGTTGCCTTAAAAACTTGCTAGGGAATGCAGCGTTATTAGCCAGCGTGCCATTAATGGCAAGGTACAGCTTCATTGCAGGATTGCCTCATCTGGCGTGATCAATAGTTATTAGGCTGGGTTTCCTCTCATACTGGAAGTTCTCTGGTTTTTCGGCAGGAAGACAGTTTCGGTGGGTCGCTGTATTACCCTGTTGTAGTACAACTAAATCGGGTCCTGAAGTACCCGAAGGCAAACCAAACTCCCCAGAGTGTCTAagccagcctgtctcaacttttaccatcaagaaacccctgaaaaattccatcaggctttgagaaacgatcgtgcagaatatggctgggaagcatagatgtgtccctttccttccctcccgttttgggagtgggtgggggtcagcatagggtcatatcactgataaatgtttaacaaatttttatatctatatatacgacttaaatggactccggggaatggcagaggacaggaaggcctggaggatcattgtccatggggtcgcgatgggtcagacacgactttgcacctaacaacaacaacaacaacaacaacaaatatttaaacccttccagggctgtcaagaaacccccgggtttcgcgagaccctgactgagaaagcggGGCCTGTGCTTTTGTGAATCAGAACTCACTGGGTCGgctacaataataaaacaagccGACAGGAGCAGCAGTTTTCATCACAAACTGACCAGACAGTTCAGGATACCGAACAACTACCCTGATTCCACATTTTACCAACCCCCTTATCCTCACAGCCCGCTCAGGAATAGCAGAAAGGCCTGAACTGGATTGTAATAGAATTGCCTGCCTGGCCAGAGGAAACGTTTGCGTGCTTGAAAGAAAGAAGGATCCTGCCGCTCTTTTGGGAAGGGGCACCTCAGAGCAGAGTGGGCTCAAGGGGTGCCCGGCGTGTCTTTCCGTGACATGCTCCCCCCAACAACCTTGCTCTTTTCCTCACAGGCCCCGAATCCCCCTACACCCATTGGAAGCAGACAGTTTTTTACATGGAGGACTACCTAACGGTGAAGACGGGAGAGGAGATATTTGGCACCATCGGCATGAAACCGAACGCCAAGAACAACGTGAGTAAGGGGTTGGGTTCGTAGCCTCGGGACTGCCTCTGGGAGCTTCCACCCTGTTGAGGGTGCAAGCC
The Paroedura picta isolate Pp20150507F chromosome 16, Ppicta_v3.0, whole genome shotgun sequence genome window above contains:
- the PRMT1 gene encoding protein arginine N-methyltransferase 1 isoform X1 yields the protein MAEAANCIMENFVTTLANGMSLQTPLEDVTPLAWGQAGGRAAQEVSCTQPESSGKPTAEEMTSKDYYFDSYAHFGIHEEMLKDEVRTLTYRNSMFHNRHLFKDKVVLDVGSGTGILCMFAAKAGAKRVIGIECSSISDYAVKIVKANKLDHVVSIIKGKVEEVELPVEKVDIIISEWMGYCLFYESMLNTVIYARDKWLTPDGLIFPDRATLYITAIEDRQYKDYKIHWWENVYGFDMSCIKDVAIKEPLVDVVDPKQLVTNACLIKEVDIYTVKVEDLTFTSPFCLQVKRNDYIHALVAYFNIEFTRCHKRTGFSTSPESPYTHWKQTVFYMEDYLTVKTGEEIFGTIGMKPNAKNNRDLDFTIDLDFKGQLCELSCSTDYRMR
- the PRMT1 gene encoding protein arginine N-methyltransferase 1 isoform X2, with protein sequence MAEAANCIMENFVTTLANGMSLQTPLEDVSCTQPESSGKPTAEEMTSKDYYFDSYAHFGIHEEMLKDEVRTLTYRNSMFHNRHLFKDKVVLDVGSGTGILCMFAAKAGAKRVIGIECSSISDYAVKIVKANKLDHVVSIIKGKVEEVELPVEKVDIIISEWMGYCLFYESMLNTVIYARDKWLTPDGLIFPDRATLYITAIEDRQYKDYKIHWWENVYGFDMSCIKDVAIKEPLVDVVDPKQLVTNACLIKEVDIYTVKVEDLTFTSPFCLQVKRNDYIHALVAYFNIEFTRCHKRTGFSTSPESPYTHWKQTVFYMEDYLTVKTGEEIFGTIGMKPNAKNNRDLDFTIDLDFKGQLCELSCSTDYRMR
- the PRMT1 gene encoding protein arginine N-methyltransferase 1 isoform X3, translating into MAEAANCIMEVSCTQPESSGKPTAEEMTSKDYYFDSYAHFGIHEEMLKDEVRTLTYRNSMFHNRHLFKDKVVLDVGSGTGILCMFAAKAGAKRVIGIECSSISDYAVKIVKANKLDHVVSIIKGKVEEVELPVEKVDIIISEWMGYCLFYESMLNTVIYARDKWLTPDGLIFPDRATLYITAIEDRQYKDYKIHWWENVYGFDMSCIKDVAIKEPLVDVVDPKQLVTNACLIKEVDIYTVKVEDLTFTSPFCLQVKRNDYIHALVAYFNIEFTRCHKRTGFSTSPESPYTHWKQTVFYMEDYLTVKTGEEIFGTIGMKPNAKNNRDLDFTIDLDFKGQLCELSCSTDYRMR